The genomic segment CCCCCGGGACTTTGGCAAAAGGGCTTGCATCCCTTATGTGCTGCAGGCCGCAGGCATAGCGCACAAACCGCTCGATGCCAATGCCTCCGCCTGCGCTTTTTGTAAGATGGCCTGCCTTGGACAGTTCCATATATGGCCCAAAGTCCTCCTCTTTTTGCCCCCGCTCCAAAAGCTTTCGCTTGAGCACCATGTAATCATAGTCACGCTCTGCCCCCGACAAGCCCTCGCCAAACCCTTCAGGGTAGAACAGGTCGTAGTTGTGGTAGTAGCCTC from the Candidatus Parvarchaeota archaeon genome contains:
- a CDS encoding asparagine synthetase, whose amino-acid sequence is GYYHNYDLFYPEGFGEGLSGAERDYDYMVLKRKLLERGQKEEDFGPYMELSKAGHLTKSAGGGIGIERFVRYACGLQHIRDASPFAKVPGEKFVV